In Fibrobacter sp., the sequence TTTCATGCGGATGATAACTCCTCCAAACCCGCATATTCCATAGTAATACCCCCACCCAATGTCACAGGTGTGCTTCATATGGGTCATGCCCTGAATAACAC encodes:
- a CDS encoding class I tRNA ligase family protein, coding for MEKQYNPSQVEERWYAYWTENKMFHADDNSSKPAYSIVIPPPNVTGVLHMGHALNNT